In Osmerus eperlanus chromosome 17, fOsmEpe2.1, whole genome shotgun sequence, a single genomic region encodes these proteins:
- the stab2 gene encoding stabilin-2 produces MSETKSSLGANTQLQVLLLLLLGICRTLSTTGTQGPNICSKKNVLTTRTQCNSCLLSNLLMCPTGYRINHATVKRDCKFTGTSIGCSKECFKELTVNSCCPGYWGPDCIECPEEAKMPCSNNGVCSDGMGGNGTCTCKPGFSGTACEDCAENHYGATCSSVCRCVHGLCNSGIHGDGKCTCFSGYKGPNCDLALPECVAMSCPENSRCIEEALTGELVCRCMPGYQKSGDKCTSINPCLQSRMCHQFATCAHLGPNQHSCTCGQGYSGDGVVCVPIDPCQTDLGGCSADGMERCVFDGPGKSHCDCQEGFGVQPGIMGCVVKDLCKPNSCDKNAKCTTETPGEVTCTCLEGFLGNGKICFGNIMHRLNELNTEPGGQWVGQLGSAITLFGSLAWPLSNLGPFTIFVPINKGFKTGQARSLVSDKDKTKYLCNLHLVAGELNSEKLKQGDTYYTLTGKGGEVTSGEDKKLKIRLYGSRKKADVVQADIIASNGVIHLINKLMDSVAPTVTSEKEEDLMKVLSDNGKFAQFKGLLQKANMALMLEEPGPFTLFAPTGAAFDAMKEGHLQYLSSSEGSTKLLELLRNHVVPFELEVYNVVSKPQFVTKANQLLTINVTENGNVLVNGVAVVLEADVQAKNGRLYSLDGVLIPPSIQPLLPHRCDVTENNIVKGTCVSCFKVAKTPCPSGESMDAFKRHCVFRDTGHLGLSIPTLGCAPLCNETVTIPRCCQGFYGPDCSPCPGGFTVPCSGHGLCMDGTEGNGTCVCEPNFKGSRCQFCSGLDSYGPGCDKKCDCIHGECDNRVEADGRCKSDSCQNGYTGKYCERHTQACGTLVQFCHAHAECDFNGGAVKCVCKPGYQGDGITCLEADPCALPHRGGCSENAKCIKTGPRTHTCQCMTGWMADGDQCQAVNPCLLPERGNCQPNATCIYVGPGQSQCVCKDGFLGNGRECEAINPCVTENGACHFLASCVQLSGAWTCVCDAGWKGDGKVCYGNLEQELRSMPGVANFFRIVSDGYISRMMIYQNVTVLVPSTEAVGKMTPDERSYWTAKDNLPSLVRNHMIDGIYPLGALRNISRARITNLLKEPLPISTTNETTVIAGAAVTRANVMASNGLIHIIDKVLIPGKDLSEGLVAVLNQRPEFSLFSSYIIQHNLTDKIAEGFEYTVFAPTNDAIKEYLKKTASQSMDLNLTQYHIVPNQRLLRSDLEGGAYKDTMLGFSYQLEILPKDGKLYVNEALLNVSDVDTVKGVIHGLTAVLEIRLNRCDKKRLQITRGICQDCFHPLKKLCDEGAQPVSTVPRKCMFSRMYQGERLLGIGCRALCTVTTIVRKCCGGYFGEHCEPCPGPKAEPCFGNGVCVDGTNGTGVCQCGKGFRGTGCETCQTGKYGIHCDQDCVCRNGRCNDGLNGDGSCECDVGWRGVTCDEKITSKADELCNTIKCHTSANCVINPDGYKCVCAAGFEGNGTYCKAKDACAANNGGCSLNAKCKRTLPGRRDCVCIPGYSGDGLVCVEINPCLEDHGGCHANADCIHTGPNRTSCVCSQGYSGTGKTCAMIDLCRKNKGGCHRYAICNMTSPGVRKCTCSSSYIGDGLTCKGTVWRELQTRKLRDFYMGLIMTDLNLQGRGPFTVFAPDAEAFGKVSREMKRMISISSARPSMREKYVDILRYHVVSCHALSASDLTTPRNLTTLMGDVLHISSVKGSIFINNVANVTFSDDASSNGVIHVIDTVLVPRSISLTDEGPTSPIKFTSKGTPSSNLSDVANVYGYKTFYKLLEDTKVMSLMQDAQHKPVTVLLPSDATMAGLSQYQKDFLYNQHNRPHLLEYLKHHILPRRMVLVPELPHLEATRTLQGSELSFNCGGIDHIGEIYLNGGSCRIIQRHLLFNGGVAYGIDCLLAPPSLGGRCDTKTGVDITMPCMWCAFSKKSCPEGSVEKEQKACDLPMQFVEKNTGCQSICTINLWSPQCCAGYYGRDCLPCPGGAKSPCEGHGKCDDGHLGSGNCTCDTGFQGTACERCLDGHFGPQCKACNCSEHGACVEGLKGTGSCFCDQGWTGQHCETQLAEGPVCSPVCSPSGVCTDNNTCVCKPFYEGDGYNCTLADMCSTWNGGCAPGAMCSQQGEKVSCTCPKGHSGDGFSCQPVDPCASGENGGCHEHATCTMTGPGKKKCACKDDYLGDGLTCVPKEVLLDRCATENGQCHLDAKCTDLHFEDSTVGVFHYRSPKGQYMLNYTQAQEACAEKGATVATYTQLSYAQQAGYNLCAAGWLEQARVSYPTTYSNPKCGFGHVGIVDYGKRNNLSETWDTFCHRVKEVTCECKPGYVGDGSLCVGNLMQVLSTRPMFSNFLSQILNYSQISESGREFVKRLSNLTIQSTLFVPANDGLYPNQTLTHRDIEYHLSEGRALALKDLNNGSHIHTHLGHSLTVLGIADFLNPNILSSRYINDRFIIDSNIPASNGIIHVLQGPLIAPPPKPTLPVGHKAGMGIGVVLLVMVVIGVGFVGYHFYTRKTKPFQFHYFKDNEEEDSTPPDCNPSICNPMYVSAPDLTDHTSSDLPEDKHQVVDSGPYDLLQAS; encoded by the exons AATGCCCAGAGGAAGCCAAGATGCCGTGCAGTAACAATGGAGTCTGCTCTGACGGCATGGGAGGGAATGGCACCTGCACTTGTAAG CCTGGCTTCTCTGGTACAGCTTGTGAGGACTGTGCAGAGAATCACTATGGCGCCACCTGCAGCTCAG TTTGCAGGTGCGTACATGGCCTCTGTAACTCAGGTATCCATGGTGACGGGAAATGCACCTGCTTCTCTGGGTATAAAGGCCCTAACTGTGACCTGG CCCTGCCAGAGTGTGTTGCCATGAGCTGCCCAGAGAACTCTCGCTGTATAGAGGAGGCCCTCACGGGGGAGCTGGTGTGCCGATGCATGCCGGGCTACCAGAAGTCTGGAGACAAGTGTACAT CTATAAACCCCTGCCTGCAGTCACGGATGTGCCACCAGTTTGCCACCTGTGCCCACCTGGGACCCAACCAGCACTCGTGCACCTGTGGGCAGGGCTACAGCGGGgacggggtggtgtgtgtgcccatcGACCCCTGCCAGACTGACCTGGGGGGCTGCTCTGCTGACGGAATGGAACGCTGTGTGTTCGATGGGCCTGGGAAG TCTCATTGTGATTGCCAGGAAGGGTTTGGAGTACAGCCTGGAATTATGGGCTGCGTTGTCAAAGACCTATGCAAACCAAACTCCTGTGACAAGAATGCCAAATGCACGACTGAAACGCCGGGAGAGGTGACCTGCACGTGTCTGGAGGGTTTCCTGGGCAACGGCAAGATTTGTTTTGGCAACATCATGCACCGTCTGAACGAGCTGAACACCGAACCTGGCGGCCAATGGGTTGGTCAGCTGGGATCGGCCATCACTCTCTTCG GGTCCCTCGCTTGGCCCCTGAGCAACCTTGGGCCCTTCACTATTTTCGTCCCCATAAACAAAGGGTTCAAGACAGGACAG GCGAGAAGCCTGGTGAGTGACAAGGACAAGACCAAGTACCTGTGTAATCTGCACCTGGTAGCAGGGGAGCTGAATTCTGAGAAACTGAAGCAGGGAGACACCTACTACACCCTCACTGGCAAAGGGGGCGAGGTCACCAGTGGCGAG GATAAGAAGCTCAAGATCCGTCTCTATGGCAGCCGGAAGAAGGCGGACGTGGTCCAGGCTGACATCATAGCATCCAACGGGGTCATCCACCTCATCAACAAGCTGATGGACAGCGTCGCGCCCACAGTGACGAgcgagaaggag GAGGACCTGATGAAGGTTCTATCAGACAATGGGAAGTTTGCCCAATTCAAGGGTTTACTGCAG AAAGCCAACATGGCGCTGATGCTGGAGGAGCCGGGCCCGTTCACCCTGTTCGCCCCCACCGGCGCCGCCTTTGACGCCATGAAAGAAGGGCACCTGCAGTACCTCAGCTCCAGCGAG gGCTCCACGAAGCTTCTGGAGCTTCTGAGGAACCATGTGGTTCCCTTTGAG CTGGAGGTGTACAACGTCGTGTCCAAACCTCAATTTGTGACCAAGGCCAATCAGCTGCTCACGATCAACGTGACCGAAAAT GGGAACGTCCTGGTGAACGGCGTGGCGGTCGTCCTGGAGGCGGACGTGCAGGCCAAGAACGGACGCCTCTATTCGCTGGACGGGGTCCTGATCCCgccctccatccagcccctgCTGCCCCACAGGTGTGACGTCACAGAGAACAACATTGTCAAG ggtaCTTGTGTTAGCTGTTTCAAAGTGGCCAAAACCCCCTGTCCCTCAGGCGAGTCTATG gatgCCTTCAAACGACATTGTGTGTTCCGGGACACGGGACACTTAGGGTTGAGCATCCCCACTTTGGGCTGTGCCCCCTTGTGCAACGAGACCGTCACG atccCCAGGTGCTGTCAGGGCTTCTATGGCCCAGACTGCAGCCCTTGTCCTGGGGGTTTCACCGTGCCTTGCTCTGGTCACGGCCTG TGCATGGACGGAACAGAGGGGAATGGCACCTGCGTGTGCGAGCCCAACTTCAAAGGCTCTCGCTGCCAGTTTTGCTCCGGCCTCGACAGCTACGGACCAGGCTGCGACAAAA agtgTGACTGCATCCACGGGGAGTGTGATAACAGGGTGGAGGCGGACGGGCGCTGTAAGTCAGATTCCTGCCAGAACGGCTACACGGGCAAGTACTGCGAGCGCCACACCCAGGCCTGCGGCACGCTGGTGCAGTTCTGCCACGCCCACGCCGAGTGCGATTTCAACGGAGGCGCCGTCAA gtgcgTGTGCAAGCCTGGTTACCAGGGTGACGGCATCACGTGTTTAGAGGCAGACCCATGTGCTCTGCCGCATCGGGGAGGCTGCAGTGAAAAT GCTAAATGTATAAAGACGGGacctagaacacacacatgccagtgTATGACTGGCTGGATGGCGGACGGGGACCAGTGCCAGGCCGTCAACCCTTGCCTGCTCCCAGAGAGGGGCAACTGCCAACCCAACGCCACCTGCATCTACGTGGGGCCGGGTCAG AGTCAGTGCGTGTGCAAGGATGGTTTCCTTGGGAACGGGAGGGAGTGCGAGGCCATCAATCCGTGCGTGACAGAAAACGGCGCTTGTCATTTCCTG GCGAGCTGTGTTCAGCTGTCGGGCGCGTGGACCTGCGTGTGCGATGCCGGGTGGAAGGGAGATGGCAAAGTGTGTTACGGTAACTTGGAACAGGAGTTGAGGTCCATGCCTGGCGTCGCCAACTTCTTCCGAATCGTGTCG GATGGATACATTTCCCGGATGATGATCTACCAGAACGTCACTGTGCTGGTGCCTTCGACGGAAGCCGTGGGTAAGATGACCCCGGATGAACGATCCTACTGGACAGCAAAGGACAACCTTCCTAGCCTGGTCAG GAATCACATGATCGACGGGATCTACCCACTTGGCGCCTTGCGCAATATCTCCCGTGCGCGAATCACAAATCTTCTGAAGGAGCCTCTTCCTATCTCAACCACCAATGAG ACCACAGTGATTGCAGGAGCGGCAGTAACGAGGGCTAACGTGATGGCATCCAATGGATTGATCCATATCATTGATAAG GTGTTGATTCCGGGGAAAGATTTAagtgagggacttgttgctgtgCTCAACCAGAGACCAGAGTTCTCTCTGTTCAGTTCTTACATCATT CAACACAACCTGACAGACAAGATCGCAGAAGGTTTCGAGTACACAGTGTTTGCCCCGACCAACGATGCCATCAAAGAATACCTCAAGAAGACGGCATCCCAGTCTATG GATCTCAACCTGACCCAGTATCACATAGTGCCCAACCAGAGGCTGCTAAGGTCTGACCTTGAGGGAGGTGCCTACAAAGACACAATGCTGGGGTTCTCCTACCAGCTGGAGATCCTTCCCAAAGACGGAAAG CTGTATGTGAATGAGGCCCTGCTGAATGTGTCGGACGTCGACACTGTCAAGGGGGTCATCCACGGTCTCACCGCAGTCCTGGAGATCCGATTGAACCGCTGCGATAAGAAGCGCTTACAAATAACAAGA GGAATCTGTCAAGATTGCTTCCACCCATTGAAAAAGCTATGTGACGAAGGAGCACAACCTGTG TCGACTGTGCCCAGGAAGTGTATGTTCAGCCGGATGTACCAGGGCGAGAGGCTGCTCGGGATTGGCTGCAGAGCCCTCTGCACGGTTACCACCATT GTGCGGAAGTGCTGCGGTGGCTACTTTGGAGAGCACTGTGAGCCTTGTCCTGGTCCCAAGGCCGAGCCCTGCTTTGGGAATGGGGTATGTGTGGATGGCACCAACGGTACCGGAGTGTGCCAGTGTGGCAAGGGCTTCAGGGGGACCGGCTGTGAAACCTGCCAGACCGGCAAATATGGCATTCACTGTGACCAAG aCTGTGTGTGCAGGAATGGCCGGTGCAACGATGGTCTGAACGGGGACGGGTCGTGCGAGTGCGacgtggggtggagaggagtcACCTGTGATGAAA AGATCACCTCCAAAGCAGATGAGTTGTGCAATACCATCAAGTGCCACACCAGCGCAAA TTGTGTCATCAACCCGGACGGCTACAAGTGCGTCTGCGCTGCAGGCTTTGAGGGCAACGGaacttactgtaaag cCAAAGATGCTTGTGCAGCAAACAATGGAGGTTGCAGTCTCAATGCCAAATGTAAGAGGACCCTGCCTGGTcgcagggactgtgtgtgtatccctgggTATTCTGGTGACGGGCTGGTTTGTGTTG AGATCAATCCGTGCCTGGAGGACCACGGAGGATGCCATGCCAACGCTGACTGTATCCACACAGGACCTAACAGA ACATCTTGTGTTTGCAGCCAAGGCTACTCCGGAACTGGCAAGACTTGTGCCATGATCGACCTCTGTCGAAAG AATAAGGGCGGGTGCCACCGCTACGCCATCTGTAACATGACCAGTCCTGGCGTGCGCAAGTGCACCTGCTCGTCCAGTTACATCGGAGACGGCCTGACCTGTAAAGGCACTGTGTGGAGG GAACTGCAGACCAGGAAGTTGAGGGACTTCTACATGGGATTGATA ATGACCGACTTGAACCTGCAAGGGAGGGGCCCGTTCACCGTCTTTGCTCCGGATGCGGAGGCCTTTGGAAAAgtcagcagggag ATGAAAAGAATGATTTCGATCAGCAGCGCCAGACCTTCCATGAGAGAGAAGTACGTCGACATCCTCCGCTACCACGTGGTGTCCTGCCACGCTCTGTCCGCCTCGGACCTGACCACGCCCAGGAACCTCACCACCCTCATGGGCGACGTCCTCCACATCTCCTCCGTCAAG GGCTCCATCTTTATCAACAATGTCGCCAACGTGACCTTCAGTGACGATGCCAGTAGCAACGGAGTCATCCACGTGATCGACACTGTCCTGGTCCCAAGAAGTATATCACTGACCGATGAGGGGCCAACGAGCCCCATCAAGTTCACTTCGAAGGGAACT CCTTCGTCCAACCTGTCCGATGTGGCGAACGTCTACGGTTATAAAACCTTCTACAAGCTTCTGGAG GATACCAAGGTGATGTCCTTGATGCAGGACGCACAGCACAAGCCGGTTACGGTGCTGCTGCCGTCCGATGCCACCATGGCCGGCCTCTCGCAGTACCAGAAGGACTTCCTGTACAACCAGCACAACCGGCCCCACCTGCTGGAGTACCTGAAACACCATATCCTCCCCCGCAGAATG GTGTTAGTACCAGAGCTGCCTCACCTGGAGGCCACCCGCACCCTCCAGGGCTCTGAACTCTCGTTCAACTGCGGAGGGATCGACCACATT GGTGAAATTTACCTCAATGGCGGCAGCTGCCGGATCATCCAGAGGCACCTTCTCTTCAACGGGGGCGTGGCCTATGGGATCGACTGCCTGCTGGCTCCTCCCAGTCTAGGGGGGCGCTGCGACACGAAGACCGGAGTAGACATCACA ATGCCATGCATGTGGTGCGCTTTCTCCAAAAAAAGCTGTCCAGAAGGATCTGTAGAAAAG GAGCAGAAGGCATGTGACCTTCCGATGCAGTTTGTGGAGAAGAACACGGGATGCCAGTCCATCTGTACCATCAACCTGTGGAGCCCCCAGTGCTGTGCTGGCTACTACGGGCGAGACTGCCTGC CCTGTCCCGGAGGAGCCAAGTCCCCCTGCGAAGGACACGGCAAGTGTGACGACGGTCACCTCGGCAGCGGGAACTGCACGTGCGACACCGGCTTTCAAGGCACGGCCTGCGAGCGATGCCTCGACGGGCACTTTGGGCCGCAATgcaaag CGTGTAACTGCTCAGAGCACGGGGCGTGTGTGGAGGGTCTTAAAGGGACCGGCTCCTGTTTCTGCGACCAGGGATGGACCGGACAGCACTGTGAGACACAACTAG ctgAGGGCCCTGTCTGCTCCCCTGTCTGCTCCCCCAGTGGCGTGTGTACAGACAACAACACATGCGTGTGCAAACCTTTCTACGAGGGAGACGGCTACAACTGCACAC tGGCCGACATGTGCTCCACCTGGAACGGAGGCTGTGCCCCGGGGGCCATGTGCAGCCAGCAGGGGGAGAAGGTGAGCTGCACCTGCCCCAAAGGCCACTCCGGAGACGGCTTCTCCTGCCAGCCCGTGGACCCCTGCGCCTCCGGAGAGAACGGGGGGTGCCATGAGCACGCCACCTGCACCATGACGGGCCcg ggaaAGAAAAAATGTGCGTGCAAGGACGACTACCTCGGCGACGGGCTGACCTGTGTGCCGAAGGAGGTGCTGCTCGACCGCTGTGCCACAGAGAACGGGCAGTGCCACCTGGACGCCAAGTGTACCGACCTCCACTTTGAGG atagcacTGTTGGTGTATTCCACTACCGTTCGCCGAAGGGCCAGTACATGTTGAACTACACCCAAGCCCAGGAGGCCTGCGCTGAAAAAGGAGCCACAGTTGCCACCTACACACAGCTCTCCTATGCACAGCAg GCTGGCTACAACCTGTGTGCAGCAGGCTGGCTGGAGCAAGCCAGAGTGTCCTACCCCACCACCTACTCCAACCCCAAGTGTGGATTCGGTCACGTGGGCATCGTAGACTACGGCAAGCGCAACAACCTCAGCGAGACCTGGGACACCTTCTGccacagggtcaaag AGGTGACATGCGAGTGTAAACCAGGCTATGTGGGAGATGGATCCCTGTGTGTGGGGAACCTCATGCAGGTCCTCAGCACCAGGCCCATGTTCTCCAACTTCCTGTCG CAAATCCTGAACTACTCCCAGATCtctgagtcagggagagagtttGTGAAGCGACTGAGCAACCTGACCATTCAATCCACTCTGTTTGTCCCGGCTAATGATGGCCTATACCCGAACCag ACGTTGACCCACAGGGACATCGAGTACCATCTATCGGAGGGTCGTGCGCTGGCCCTGAAGGACCTGAACAACGGcagccacatccacacacacctgggccacAGCCTCACCGTTCTGGGCATCGCTGACTTCCTCAACCCCAACATCCTG TCCTCCCGGTACATCAACGACCGATTCATCATAGACTCCAACATCCCGGCATCCAATGGGATCATCCACGTGCTCCAGGGACCCCTAATAGCCCCGCCTCCTAAGCCCACG CTCCCTGTAGGTCACAAGGCAGGGATGGGAATTGGAGTTGTGCTGCTGGTCATGGTTGTGATTGGGGTTGGCTTCGTGGGCTATCACTTTTACACCCGCAAAACCAAACCCTTCCAATTCCACTACTTCAAG GATAATGAGGAGGAGGACTCCACGCCCCCAGACTGTAACCCTAGCATCTGT